AGCGGCTGGCCCGACAGCCCTTCGTAGAACATCGTAATAGTAGTGCCAAGCTTGTTGTTAGCATAGCGGAAGTTGTAGCCCGTACTCGCGATAACGCGGTGGCGCTGGTCGTTGCGCGAGTAGCCCAGCTCGGGGCTATTGGGGTCATACGCCACCTGGTTGAAAGCGTAGTTCGACGAGGCCGTGCTGCTCGTGCCGCTGTTCACCTCTTTTGATACGCCGTAGGTGTAGGCGGCTGTAGTGTTCAGGCCATTCAGGAAGCGCTTCTGAAGCTGGAAAGTGGCGTTGTAGCGATAGCCCTGGTTGGTATTGTCGAGCAGGTAAACGTTGGTATAGTTCGGGTTAACCCGGCGCAGGGCCGTAGTAGCCGCATATATCGGACGCTGGTCGGGGCCGGCCAGGCGACCTACCGGAGCCGTCAGGTTAATATCCTTATAATATATATCGTTAATGGTCTTGGAATAGATTCCTTCCACGGTGGCGACTACATCACCCGGCAGGCGGAAGTCGGCCGCCAGGTTTGAGCGCCATACCTGGGGCAGCTTAAAGTTGTCGCTTACTAAGTTTATCTGGCTGGTAAGCACCTGGGTATAAGAAGTCGCAATCTTGGCAGGGTCAATCTGCACCGGCAGCGTAGTGCCAGTGGCCGCCGTCTGGTTTACCGAGCCCTGCACCAGGCCGCTGTTGGTATAGCTGTTCGAAATCCACACGAAGGGCACGCGGCCTGAGAAAATACCCGAACCACCGCGCAGCTGAATTTTGGTATCATTGTTTACGTCCCAGTTAAAGCCCAGGCGGGGCGAGTAGAGAACCTGGCCGTTAGGCGTATTGCTGGTTTTGTACTGGCTGCCGAAACCGGCATTGAAGGTGCCGTTGGCGGCTTTCGAGCCCTCAGTTACGCCGGCGTTGTAGCCCGGCTTGTCCACAAACACGGGTACGTCGATACGCATACCCAGCGTCAGGCGCAGGTTTTCGACGGGGGTGTACTCGTCCTGCGCATAGAAGCCAAGCTGCGCCGCCTTGAAGCTTGCTTCCCCATTATTGGCCGTAGGGTAGCTCGACTGAACCTGGGTAGCCTTGCCGGCCTGAAAGTTGGCCAGCGAAGAGAACGTGTAGTAGCCGGCCCCATTGTTAAGGAACAGGTTGCGGAATTTGAAGCCCTCGTTGTGGGTTCCCACCGTAAAGGTGTGCTTGCCAATGGCTTTGGTCAGGTTATCGGTAATCTCAATAATGTCCTGGTCGAGCTGGTTAGCTACGGAGCTGCGCTCCTGCCCCAGGCTATAGGTAACGCCACCCTCCGAAATCTGATAAGCGGGGCCGGGGGCGCCTACTACATCGCGCGAATCACGGATGGCGCTATAGCTTAAAATAAGCTTGTTGGAAAAGCCACCCGCGAAGCGACTATTGAGCTCGGCAACGGTACTGTTTTGCAGGTTGCTGAAGCGGTAGGCGTTGTTGCTGAAGCGGACGTTGGTACCCGTGCGGGTGATGTTGTCGTCAAACGCCTTTACGAAGTTATGACGCAGCGTCAGGGTGTTATTCTCCGAGAGGTTGAAGTCGAGGCGGGCAAAAATCTTATTGCTTTCGGTGAGGCGCGTGATATCGCCTACCGTGCCGGGGTCGTAGCCACCATAGAAGCCGCCGCTGGCAGTAGGCAGCAGGGCCGCCGCCCGAATAGCGTTGATAACGCTAACGCTGGCGCGTGAGTCGGCGCCCCCCGGCAGGTAGCCCAGGGGCGTATTAACGCGCTGTATCTCCGCATTCAGAAAGAAGAATACTTTGTCTTTCACCAAAGACCCTCCCACGCGGAAGCCCGTCTGGTAGTTATAGAACTTATCTGCCTTGGAGCCATCGGTTACGCTCTTTCCCACCGTGTTCTGGTTGCGCCCAAAGCCGTAGATGGAAGCCGACAAATCGTTGGAGCCCGAGCGGGTAACAGCGTTTACCCCGGCCCCGGTAAAGTTGCCCATTGTAACGTCGTAAGGGGCCAGCACCACCTGAATCTGGTCGATGGCATCGAGGGCGATAGGGTTGGTGCCCGCCTGCCCGCCGGGCGTGCCGGAAGAAGCCAGCCCGAATACGTCGTTGTTCACGGCGCCATCAATGGTAATGTTGTTGTAGCGGTTGTTGGCACCGCCAAATGATGAGCTGCCGCCACCGCCAGCCTGCGGGGTAAGGCGCGTGAAGTCGGTGAGCGAGCGGCTCAACGTGGGTAGCTGACTTATCTGCTCGCGGCTTACGTTGGTCTCGGCCCCGGTACGGCCGGCATTGATGACCGGGT
The sequence above is drawn from the Hymenobacter baengnokdamensis genome and encodes:
- a CDS encoding TonB-dependent receptor, with the protein product MRNLPLRHFTLLLFLLFTARLGWGQGATTASLSGAVTDAKGEPLPGATVLAVHTPTNTQYGVGTNADGRYNIQGMRVGGPYTVRVTFVGYQDVVKTGIILSLGENKRIDAPMSTSTTELGEVTITTRRDPVINAGRTGAETNVSREQISQLPTLSRSLTDFTRLTPQAGGGGSSSFGGANNRYNNITIDGAVNNDVFGLASSGTPGGQAGTNPIALDAIDQIQVVLAPYDVTMGNFTGAGVNAVTRSGSNDLSASIYGFGRNQNTVGKSVTDGSKADKFYNYQTGFRVGGSLVKDKVFFFLNAEIQRVNTPLGYLPGGADSRASVSVINAIRAAALLPTASGGFYGGYDPGTVGDITRLTESNKIFARLDFNLSENNTLTLRHNFVKAFDDNITRTGTNVRFSNNAYRFSNLQNSTVAELNSRFAGGFSNKLILSYSAIRDSRDVVGAPGPAYQISEGGVTYSLGQERSSVANQLDQDIIEITDNLTKAIGKHTFTVGTHNEGFKFRNLFLNNGAGYYTFSSLANFQAGKATQVQSSYPTANNGEASFKAAQLGFYAQDEYTPVENLRLTLGMRIDVPVFVDKPGYNAGVTEGSKAANGTFNAGFGSQYKTSNTPNGQVLYSPRLGFNWDVNNDTKIQLRGGSGIFSGRVPFVWISNSYTNSGLVQGSVNQTAATGTTLPVQIDPAKIATSYTQVLTSQINLVSDNFKLPQVWRSNLAADFRLPGDVVATVEGIYSKTINDIYYKDINLTAPVGRLAGPDQRPIYAATTALRRVNPNYTNVYLLDNTNQGYRYNATFQLQKRFLNGLNTTAAYTYGVSKEVNSGTSSTASSNYAFNQVAYDPNSPELGYSRNDQRHRVIASTGYNFRYANNKLGTTITMFYEGLSGQPLTYIYGQSTDLNRDGNTGNDLLYVPTDVRDPNQIRLVATENRDLTTVQNQLEAFIQNDPYLSSHRGQVVERFGARLPWTHEVDLRVAQDIFFTAGGKRNSLQITFDIFNLGNLLNNNWGRQYVVSNNAVELLKVESTNVNAQPTFSLPSAYGNSGRSYDFASFGSRWQGQLGIRYSFN